The following coding sequences are from one Polyodon spathula isolate WHYD16114869_AA chromosome 45, ASM1765450v1, whole genome shotgun sequence window:
- the LOC121306026 gene encoding zinc finger protein 436-like, whose amino-acid sequence MEAAHISPELPIRWVVSANRTVEIKEEVTELGCDQANERILQEETPPSSIAERGPNAPLKLAREITQDGLPFPCADCGKTFSCLSNLKRHQRSHKGEKPYHCNECEKRFSRLEHLTHHQRIHTGEKPHRCNDCGKSFTELGNLKKHQRIHAGEKPYHCYECEMRFNYLAHLKKHQQTHTGEKPHHCNECGRSFNQTESLKRHQRSHTGEKPHHCDECDKRFSRLEHLKNHQRIHRRETAPL is encoded by the exons ATGGAAGCAGCTCACATCAGCCCAGAGCTTCCTATTCGATGGGTTGTTTCTGCAAACAGGACTGTTGAGATCAAGGAGGAAGTGACTGAGCTGGGGTGCGACCAGGCCAATGAGCGGATCCTGCAGGAGGAAACACCACCTTCTAGCATCGCTGAGAGAG GACCTAAT GCTCCCCTAAAACTCGCAAGGGAAATCACGCAGGATGGACTCCCTTTCCCTTGTGCTGATTGTGGGAAGACATTCAGTTGTTTATcaaaccttaaaagacaccagcgcaGTCACaaaggagagaaaccgtatcactgtaATGAATGTGAGAAGAGATTCTCTCGATTAGAACATCTTACAcatcaccagcgaattcacacaggagagaaaccgcacCGCTGTAAtgattgtgggaagagcttcactGAATTAGGAAATCTTAAAAAACACCAACGAATTCAtgcaggagagaaaccatatcactgttaTGAATGTGAGATGCGTTTCAATTATTTAGCACATCTTAAAAAACACCAGcaaactcacacaggagagaaaccacaccaCTGTAATGAATGTGGGAGGAGTTTCAATCAAACAGAGagccttaaaagacaccagcgcagtcacacaggagagaaaccacaccaCTGTGATGAATGTGACAAGAGGTTCTCTCGATTAGAACATCTTAAAaatcaccagcgaattcacaggagagaaaccgcacCACTGTAA